The Punica granatum isolate Tunisia-2019 chromosome 4, ASM765513v2, whole genome shotgun sequence genome has a window encoding:
- the LOC116205614 gene encoding metacaspase-1 — protein sequence MYPPQPPLMLVNCSGCRTPLQLPPGARSIRCAICKAVTNIADPRSVPPPSHAQPPSSHGPPPSSHGPPPPSPYNHAPPGPPPSAHGRKRAVICGISYRFSRHELKGCINDAKCMKYLLMNKFRFPEESILMLTEEETDPYRIPTKHNMRMALYWLVQGCQPGDSLVFHYSGHGSRQRNYTGDEVDGYDETLCPLDFETQGMIVDDEINATIVRPLPSGVKLHAIIDACHSGTVLDLPFLCRMNRSGQYVWEDHRPRSGLWKGTSGGEVISFSGCDDDQTSADTSALSKITSTGAMTFCFIQAIDRGQSSTYGSILNSMRSTIRNTGSDMGIGGGGAVTSLITMLVTGGSLSGGLRQEPQLTSCQPFDVYMRPFSL from the exons ATGTATCCGCCGCAGCCGCCGCTTATGCTTGTGAACTGCTCCGGCTGCCGCACTCCGCTGCAGCTCCCGCCCGGCGCCCGATCCATCCGCTGCGCCATCTGCAAGGCCGTCACCAATATCGCCGACCCCAGGTCCGTGCCTCCACCGTCCCACGCGCAGCCACCGTCCTCCCACGGGCCTCCGCCGTCCTCCCACGGGCCTCCGCCTCCCTCACCGTACAACCACGCGCCCCCGGGGCCTCCGCCGAGCGCGCACGGCCGGAAGCGGGCGGTGATCTGTGGGATATCGTACAGGTTCTCGAGGCACGAGCTCAAGGGATGCATTAACGATGCTAAGTGCATGAAATACTTGCTGATGAACAAGTTCCGCTTCCCTGAGGAATCTATTCTAATGCTGACAG AAGAAGAAACTGATCCATACAGAATTCCAACCAAGCATAATATGAGGATGGCATTGTATTGGCTTGTGCAAGGGTGTCAACCTGGAGATTCGCTTGTGTTTCATTACTCAGGTCATGGTTCACGACAAAGGAATTACACAGGTGATGAAGTCGATGGATATGATGAAACATTATGTCCCCTTGACTTTGAAACACAGGGCATGATTGTTGATGATGAGATAAATGCAACGATTGTTAGACCTCTTCCTTCTGGGGTCAAGCTTCACGCAATAATTGATGCTTGCCATAGTGGCACTGTCCTAGATTTACCATTCCTTTGTAGAATGAACAG GAGTGGGCAATATGTGTGGGAGGACCATCGCCCTCGGTCAGGCTTATGGAAAGGAACAAGTGGAGGAGAAGTTATTTCTTTCAGTGGTTGTGACGATGATCAAACCTCAGCAGATACATCG GCTTTATCAAAGATCACATCTACTGGTGCCATGACCTTCTGCTTCATCCAAGCGATCGACCGTGGACAGAGTTCTACATATGGGAGCATACTGAATTCCATGCGTTCCACAATTAGAAATACTGGCTCTGATATGGGTATTGGTGGAGGCGGTGCGGTGACATCTCTCATCACCATGCTTGTTACAGGAGGCAGTCTCAGTGGGGGGCTCAGACAG GAACCGCAGTTAACTTCCTGCCAACCATTCGATGTATATATGAGACCATTTTCCTTGTGA
- the LOC116202725 gene encoding eukaryotic translation initiation factor 4G-like: MSFYQSRSDKSDPAHYRKSGRSASFNHPRNSSGAYAKGGAPAPSPSLSSSNNRSFKKPGNQPRGSLPSSNHHPQQTTNAPPALHNVHGGASAQSQTRGSSNAAVPSATSRPAETTSAPPWGTETASKAPTSQSTSMRTETTASATPVKGDASKGFAFQFGSISPGLVNGMQIPARTSSAPPNIDEQKRDQALHDTMKSVPPVPIPPAVKQQSPRKDLGSTDHSGAAEVHSTAKTKKDTQAHLVSSAIQAQKHHVHQVPRMSTPMTFHQPQIPVQFSGPNPQIQSQGMPPTSIQMHLQIPMPLPVANAPPQVQQQMFVPGLQSHQLPPQGIRNQGRGLSFSPLPAQLGNLGMGIGQYPQKQGGQFGGPRKTPVKITHPDTHQEVRLDKPSDASSDGGSSSRSQPNVPPQSPPLSSYLPAHQFNYYNNYGASTLYFPGPGSLPVPGSQIAPTSQGPRFNYPISQGPQSASFLNPPASNSLSSGRTGISKQGTVQQARQVHPQNSCDETSIVSSMAEEAVKQVDGFVNGNTTSLSSLYSSAAAVKIEPPKLSRQSGESSLKDSEVGPGGSSPKSRNDRESASFESESEPNKDNSARVSCVSHECTESSSSSVDCPLPDVSASTLANAGGGKWENYSRSSSMEDGAKNQYEVGNRCQLPQVEEHAPTMSSFISHSSPSDRDFQGVGAQADGFSASGISDGVVKSRHELLSRTGASAASISEQMSDTMGKGSGSISPEISSAVITDKSADPGSLQNEELAKRINKGEDQGITEHVDGAKASFGDCQYDSESTSLKSSEVKAVEQKSVYMVESGAEKVPEVCSEKNDQNEKVSGRIDDSKISTFSEVDDSAKESVPCTIPSAGSDCIEISSMKAPERSESIVSEEVAGSDITFSGLKEKARTDEDVMGKNAGKGESVQILSSNDKPVPELNRSKSTTARGKKKRRELFQKADAAGSTSDLYMAYKGPEEKETIIPSESVEIAPQSPSSKLEVTDAHLTEAAASEDGDQSKAELDDWEDAADISTPKLETTTSGRPANRQEGAGCTTKKYSRDFLLKFADQCTSLPEDFQVTSYIAEAFTPGVNISHSVGRDPHPSPGRPSAGPRLDRRGSAVRDDDRWANTPGSFAIGHDLRLDVGIGGNLGYRLGQGANSGVLWNPRAQSSIHHAGGMLPGLMQPPGSQGGMQRTGSDADRWQRATGFQQKGLILSPQTPLQMMHKAEKKYEVGKVTDEEQAKQRQLKAILNKLTPQNFEKLFEQVIAVQINNAITLIGLISQIFDKALMEPTFCEMYADLCSHLSQALPDFHEGDEKITFKRLLLNKCQEEFERGEREQEEANKVEEEGEVKQTEEEREEKRIKARRRLMLGNIRLIGELYKKRMLTEKIMHECMKKLLGQYQTQIPDEEDLEALCKLVSTIGEMIDHSKAKIHMDAYFERMTVLSNNMTLSSRVRFMLKDAIDLRKNKWQQRRKVEGPKKIEEVHRDAAQERHAQAGRAARSSGINTLGRRGPQMEYASRGNPSSPNAQMGSFRGSSSQTRGYGAQEARFEERQPYEPRTLAIPLSQRSAGDDMITLGPQGGLGRGLSVRGPSSVLGTSLSDVSSSAVDGRRTQAGLNGFSSIDRANSYTSREDSTMRSAAGQYAGPELSDRLNDHGGRDRSPRYSSDRPSTSPLSSRGNGLVSTQNAPSENIWPEERLRDMSIAAIREYYSAKDEKEVELCIKDLKSPSFYPSMVSLWVTDSFERKDMERDLLTKLLINLCKPQDGMLTQVQLIQGFESVLTTLEDAVNDAPKAPEFLGRMFGRVVAENVVPLSEIGRILHEGGEERGQLVEAGLAADVLGSTLEMIQSNKGEAALNEIRKSSNLRLEDFRPPGPMSSRMLEKFHLNSS, encoded by the exons GATCATCAAATGCGGCGGTTCCAAGTGCAACTTCCAGACCTGCTGAAACGACTTCAGCCCCACCTTGGGGCACTGAAACTGCTTCGAAGGCTCCAACTTCTCAGTCTACCTCCATGAGGACTGAAACTACAGCTTCTGCTACCCCTGTAAAAG GAGATGCATCCAAGGGATTTGCTTTCCAATTTGGTTCTATAAGTCCTGGTTTAGTGAACGGGATGCAG ATTCCTGCGAGAACTAGCTCTGCTCCTCCAAATATTGACGAGCAGAAAAGGGACCAG GCACTTCATGATACTATGAAATCTGTTCCTCCAGTGCCTATTCCTCCTGCTGTGAAGCAGCAGTCACCAAGGAAGGATTTGGGATCTACTGACCATTCAGGTGCTGCTGAGGTTCACTCAACCGCCAAGACCAAAAAGGATACTCAGGCCCACCTTGTTTCTTCGGCTATCCAGGCACAGAAGCACCATGTTCATCAAGTTCCTCGGATGTCCACGCCTATGACATTTCACCAGCCACAAATTCCTGTTCAATTCAGTGGTCCCAACCCGCAGATCCAATCACAAGGCATGCCACCCACTTCAATTCAGATGCACTTGCAAATTCCTATGCCACTACCAGTGGCTAATGCACCTCCCCAAGTGCAGCAGCAGATGTTTGTTCCAGGTCTCCAATCGCATCAATTGCCACCCCAGGGGATCCGCAATCAGGGGCGGGGTTTGAGTTTTTCTCCGCTGCCTGCTCAGTTGGGAAATTTGGGAATGGGTATTGGACAGTATCCCCAGAAGCAAGGAGGACAGTTTGGTGGTCCTCGCAAAACTCCAGTAAAAATAACTCATCCTGACACACATCAAGAGGTGAGGCTTGATAAGCCATCAGATGCTTCTTCAGATGGTGGGTCATCAAGCAGATCGCAGCCTAATGTGCCTCCTCAATCCCCACCCCTTTCATCATATCTACCTGCTCATCAATTcaattattacaataattaCGGTGCAAGCACTTTGTACTTCCCTGGCCCTGGTTCTCTTCCCGTGCCAGGTTCTCAAATAGCGCCAACTTCTCAGGGGCCAAGATTTAATTATCCCATTAGCCAGGGTCCTCAAAGTGCTTCATTCCTGAATCCCCCGGCTAGTAACTCATTGTCTTCTGGTAGGACTGGTATCTCAAAGCAGGGAACTGTTCAGCAGGCTCGCCAAGTGCATCCACAAAATTCATGTGATGAAACCAGCATTGTTTCCTCTATGGCAGAGGAGGCAGTCAAACAAGTAGATGGTTTTGTTAATGGGAATACCACCAGTTTATCTTCATTATATAGCTCAGCTGCGGCTGTAAAAATTGAACCTCCTAAACTTTCAAGACAATCTGGTGAATCCTCTTTGAAGGATTCTGAGGTTGGTCCTGGAGGATCTTCACCGAAGTCTAGAAATGATAGGGAATCAGCATCCTTTGAATCAGAGTCCGAGCCAAATAAAGACAATTCGGCACGAGTTTCTTGTGTTTCCCATGAGTGTACAGAATCCAGCAGTTCCTCTGTTGATTGCCCACTCCCAGATGTTTCTGCATCAACCTTGGCTAATGCTGGAGGTGGAAAATGGGAGAATTATAGCAGGTCCAGTTCCATGGAGGACGGTGCCAAGAACCAGTACGAGGTGGGAAATAGGTGTCAACTGCCTCAG GTTGAGGAGCATGCTCCAACTATGTCAAGCTTCATTTCACATAGTTCTCCAAGTGATCGGGATTTTCAAGGAGTGGGAGCTCAAGCAGATGGCTTTTCTGCATCAGGAATTAGTGACGGCGTAGTGAAGTCTAGACATGAGTTACTTTCAAGAACAGGTGCTAGTGCTGCTAGTATTTCTGAACAAATGAGTGATACGATGGGGAAAGGAAGTGGTTCCATTTCTCCTGAAATTTCTAGTGCTGTAATTACCGACAAATCTGCTGACCCTGGTTCCCTGCAAAATGAAGAGTTGGCTAAAAGGATTAATAAAGGAGAAGATCAAGGAATTACAGAACACGTTGATGGAGCTAAAGCTTCATTTGGTGATTGTCAGTATGATTCAGAATCAACTTCTTTAAAATCTTCTGAAGTAAAGGCGGTCGAACAAAAATCCGTCTATATGGTAGAAAGTGGTGCTGAAAAGGTTCCAGAGGTTTGTTCTGAAAAGAATGACCAGAATGAAAAAGTTAGTGGCAGGATTGATGATTCCAAGATTTCTACATTTTCTGAGGTGGATGATAGTGCTAAAGAATCTGTTCCATGCACAATCCCTTCTGCAGGTTCTGATTGTATCGAGATTTCTAGTATGAAAGCACCTGAAAGGAGTGAGAGCATTGTCAGTGAAGAGGTGGCAGGTTCTGATATTACCTTTTCAGGACTTAAGGAAAAAGCTAGAACCGATGAAGATGTTATGGGTAAAAATGCTGGAAAGGGGGAATCAGTGCAAATTTTGAGTTCCAATGATAAGCCGGTTCCAGAGCTCAATAGGTCTAAGAGTACGACAGCTAggggaaagaagaagagaagggagCTCTTTCAAAAGGCAGATGCTGCTGGTTCTACTTCAGATCTTTATATGGCTTACAAGGGTCCGGAGGAAAAGGAGACTATCATTCCCTCAGAAAGTGTGGAAATTGCTCCCCAAAGCCCTAGTTCTAAGCTGGAGGTGACTGATGCTCATTTAACTGAAGCTGCAGCAAGTGAAGACGGTGATCAAAGTAAAGCTGAACTGGATGATTGGGAAGATGCTGCCGACATCTccactccaaaattggaaactacCACTAGTGGGAGACCTGCTAACCGTCAAGAAGGTGCTGGCTGTACAACTAAGAAATATTCTAGAGATTTCCTTCTGAAATTTGCAGATCAATGCACGTCCCTTCCTGAGGATTTTCAGGTCACTTCTTATATAGCAGAGGCCTTTACACCTGGTGTGAACATATCCCATTCTGTTGGACGGGACCCTCACCCGAGTCCTGGGAGACCCAGTGCGGGACCTCGGTTGGATCGTCGTGGAAGTGCCGTGCGTGATGATGATAGGTGGGCTAATACCCCTGGGTCTTTTGCCATTGGCCACGACCTGCGTCTTGATGTCGGGATTGGTGGTAACCTAGGTTATCGACTCGGGCAAGGAGCTAATTCTGGTGTTCTGTGGAATCCTCGTGCCCAGAGCTCGATCCATCATGCTGGTGGGATGCTACCTGGGCTGATGCAACCACCCGGATCTCAGGGAGGGATGCAAAGAACTGGCTCTGATGCTGACAGATGGCAGCGTGCCACAGGTTTCCAGCAGAAGGGTTTGATTCTGTCTCCTCAGACTCCATTGCAGATGATGCACAAAGCAGAGAAGAAGTATGAGGTGGGAAAAGTCACAGATGAGGAGCAAGCCAAGCAAAGGCAGTTGAAAGCAATCTTGAACAAGTTGACTCCTCAGAACTTTGAGAAGCTATTCGAGCAAGTGATAGCAGTTCAAATTAACAATGCTATCACGCTCATAGGGCTTATTTCACAGATATTCGACAAGGCATTAATGGAGCCTACATTTTGTGAAATGTATGCAGACTTGTGTTCTCATCTATCTCAAGCCCTGCCTGATTTCCATGAAGGTGATGAGAAGATAACTTTCAAGAGATTACTCTTGAACAAGTGCCAGGAAGAATTTGAAAGAGGCGAGAGGGAGCAAGAGGAAGCGAATAAAGTCGAGGAAGAAGGTGAGGTTAAACAGACCGaggaagaaagagaggagaagaggaTTAAGGCACGAAGAAGATTAATGTTGGGAAACATCAGATTGATTGGTGAGCTTTACAAGAAAAGAATGCTGACCGAGAAGATCATGCACGAGTGCATGAAAAAGCTTTTGGGTCAGTATCAGACACAGATTCCTGATGAGGAAGACCTCGAGGCCTTGTGCAAGTTAGTGAGTACAATTGGAGAGATGATTGACCATTCCAAAGCAAAGATTCATATGGATGCGTATTTCGAGAGGATGACAGTGTTATCGAACAACATGACTCTTTCTTCAAGAGTTAGGTTCATGTTGAAAGATGCGATTGACTTAAGAAAGAACAAATGGCAGCAGAGAAGGAAAGTTGAGGGACCCAAAAAGATTGAGGAAGTGCACAGAGATGCAGCACAAGAACGGCATGCACAGGCTGGTAGGGCTGCCCGTTCCTCTGGAATCAATACCTTGGGAAGAAGGGGCCCACAGATGGAGTATGCTTCTAGAGGTAATCCATCTTCTCCCAATGCACAGATGGGTAGCTTCCGTGGCTCATCCTCGCAAACTCGTGGTTATGGAGCTCAAGAggctcgttttgaggaaagacAGCCTTATGAGCCTAGAACCTTGGCCATACCCTTGTCTCAAAGGTCTGCAGGAGATGATATGATCACCTTGGGTCCCCAGGGTGGGCTTGGGAGGGGATTGTCTGTGAGAGGGCCATCATCAGTGTTAGGAACTTCATTGTCTGATGTCTCTTCTAGTGCAGTAGATGGTCGGAGAACCCAGGCTGGTTTAAATGGTTTCAGTTCCATAGACAGGGCAAACAGCTACACCTCGAGGGAGGATTCTACGATGAGATCTGCTGCAGGTCAGTACGCGGGGCCCGAGCTGTCGGATAGGTTGAATGACCATGGTGGCAGGGATAGAAGTCCACGCTATAGTTCTGATAGGCCTTCTACATCTCCTCTGTCCTCCCGAGGGAATGGCCTAGTGTCTACTCAGAATGCCCCTTCAGAAAATATATGGCCTGAAGAGAGGCTCCGAGATATGTCCATTGCTGCTATCAGAGAATATTACAG tGCAAAAGATGAGAAAGAAGTTGAACTATGCATCAAGGATCTGAAGTCACCGAGCTTCTACCCGTCCATGGTCTCTCTCTGGGTGACGGACTCTTTCGAGAGGAAGGACATGGAAAGAGATCTTCTAACGAAGCTCCTCATCAACCTCTGTAAGCCTCAAGATGGCATGTTGACCCAAGTCCAGCTCATCCAAGG GTTTGAGTCGGTCCTGACCACTCTGGAAGATGCAGTAAATGATGCTCCGAAAGCACCGGAATTCCTCGGGCGAATGTTCGGCAGGGTAGTTGCGGAGAATGTGGTTCCACTGAGCGAGATCGGGCGGATACTGCATGAAGGTGGGGAGGAGCGGGGCCAGCTTGTAGAGGCTGGGCTAGCAGCAGATGTCCTTGGGAGCACGCTGGAGATGATCCAATCCAATAAAGGAGAAGCGGCCTTGAATGAGATTCGGAAAAGCTCCAACTTGCGGTTGGAAGATTTCCGTCCCCCGGGCCCCATGAGCTCAAGAATGTTAGAAAAGTTCCATCTGAACAGTTCTTGA
- the LOC116204731 gene encoding TOM1-like protein 1, giving the protein MSDNLMEKVSAFGERLKISGAEVTRKMSEGMSSMSFKVKELFQGPNQADKLVEEATSEALDEPDWAMNLELCDMINHERINSVELIRGIKKRIMTKSPRVQYLALVLLETCVKNCEKAFSEVAAERVLDEMVKLIDDPQTVVNNRSKALMLIEAWGESTSELRYLPVYEETYKSLKSRGIRFPGRDNESLAPIFTPPQSVVASEPIADHVPQTQYDAPVRSYTAEQTNEAFDVARNSIELLTTVLSSSPQQDVLKDDLTVTLVQQCRQSQYAIQRIIETAGDNEALLFEALNLNDEVQKVLSKYEELEKPSAPPAMPEPAMIPVASEPDESPVLAKEDALVRKPSGSRGAGSHGGSNDDMMDDLDEMIFGKKGGGAPSDGGQDSTKKPQPPKDDLISF; this is encoded by the exons ATGAGTGACAATTTGATGGAGAAGGTGAGTGCCTTTGGGGAACGATTGAAGATTAGTGGGGCTGAGGTTACTCGGAAGATGAGTGAAGGAATGAGCTCAATGAGcttcaaagtcaaggagctttTCCAGGGTCCTAATCAGGCGGACAAGCTTGTTGAGGAAGCCACCTCTGAGGCCCTCGATGAGCCTGACTGGGCCATGAATCTGGAATTATGTGACATGATCAATCATGAGAGGATTAACAGCGTTGAACTGATCCGTGGCATAAAGAAACGGATCATGACCAAGAGTCCCAGGGTTCAGTACTTGGCCTTGGTGTTACTTGAAACTTGTGTCAAGAACTGTGAGAAAGCGTTCTCAGAGGTGGCAGCTGAGAGGGTTCTTGATGAGATGGTGAAGCTAATTGATGATCCACAGACAGTGGTCAACAACCGGAGCAAGGCACTGATGCTTATTGAGGCATGGGGGGAGTCAACTAGTGAACTGCGATATCTGCCGGTTTATGAGGAAACTTATAAG AGCTTGAAATCCAGGGGTATCCGATTCCCAGGTCGGGACAATGAGAGTTTGGCACCTATTTTTACTCCTCCTCAGTCAGTTGTGGCTTCAGAACCAATTGCAGATCATGTTCCGCAGACTCAATATGATGCTCCTGTTAGAAGTTATACAGCTGAACAGACGAACGAAGCCTTTGATGTTGCAAGAAACAGTATTGAGCTTCTTACCACTGTTTTATCCTCTTCCCCCCAACAGGATGTGTTGAAG GATGACTTGACGGTGACGCTGGTACAACAATGCCGCCAGTCCCAATATGCCATTCAGAGAATCATCGAGACCGCTGGGGACAATGAAGCCCTGCTCTTTGAGGCCTTGAATCTTAATGACGAGGTCCAGAAAGTGCTGTCCAAATATGAAGAGTTGGAGAAGCCCTCAGCACCCCCGGCTATGCCTGAACCTGCAATGATACCAGTTGCCTCTGAGCCTGATGAGTCGCCCGTGCTCGCGAAAGAAGATGCCCTGGTAAGGAAACCGTCGGGTTCTCGGGGAGCTGGGTCCCACGGCGGGAGCAACGACGACATGATGGATGATCTCGATGAGATGATATTTGGGAAGAAGGGTGGTGGAGCCCCATCAGATGGCGGGCAGGATTCGACCAAGAAGCCGCAACCACCAAAAGATGATCTTATCAGCTTTTGA